Proteins encoded by one window of Rutidosis leptorrhynchoides isolate AG116_Rl617_1_P2 chromosome 7, CSIRO_AGI_Rlap_v1, whole genome shotgun sequence:
- the LOC139858635 gene encoding auxin-responsive protein SAUR71-like: MNKFIRRLSRVSDYSPLRSTESPVDNSPATVPEGYLPVYVGEEMERFVVSAQYLSHPLFINLLNKSAQEYGYQQKGVLRIPCHVIIFRRLLEALRVGDDQEDSCDLQDLTQQTDR; this comes from the coding sequence ATGAACAAATTCATTCGCCGTCTTTCTCGCGTCTCCGACTACTCTCCGTTACGTTCTACCGAGTCACCGGTTGATAACTCACCGGCCACCGTGCCGGAAGGATACCTTCCGGTTTACGTCGGAGAAGAAATGGAACGATTTGTGGTGAGTGCCCAATATTTGAGTCACCCTCTTTTTATAAACTTGTTAAACAAATCTGCTCAAGAATATGGTTATCAACAAAAGGGTGTACTACGTATCCCTTGCCACGTCATCATTTTTCGACGTCTTCTTGAAGCTTTACGTGTAGGTGATGATCAAGAAGACTCGtgtgatcttcaagatctaacacaACAAACGGATCGATGA